From Phaeodactylum tricornutum CCAP 1055/1 chromosome 23, whole genome shotgun sequence, one genomic window encodes:
- a CDS encoding predicted protein, whose translation AQNVTNVTITGGGVLYGNAEHYISYYDPRYNRFEPIDPDPRRPRLLLINESSYINVHYLSLQNSSDWTLHIRNSEHVTVHKLRIYGDRRFPNNDGIDPDSSSHVHISHCVIDVADDGVCPKARDSTRVLHNLTVTNVLIRSRSHAIKFGSHTDANMTDILFENITILDSNSGLAIQQRGPGNIDNVTFRNIFTETRYDNPRWWGNGEWLTMTSEPRNEGDIIGKVTNLRLENVRAVSENGGLLSGRGSGMQNVSMTNIQVTIRPWSNYSNG comes from the coding sequence GCCCAGAACGTGACCAACGTGACAATTACCGGTGGTGGAGTTCTGTACGGGAATGCCGAGCACTATATATCATACTATGATCCACGCTACAATCGATTCGAACCAATTGATCCCGATCCTCGACGACCGCGATTGTTGCTCATCAACGAAAGTTCGTACATCAACGTACACTATCTGTCGTTGCAGAACTCTTCCGACTGGACTCTGCACATACGTAACAGTGAACACGTGACGGTGCACAAACTCCGTATTTACGGAGACCGTCGCTTTCCGAATAATGACGGCATTGATCCCGACAGTTCCTCGCACGTGCATATTTCCCATTGTGTCATTGACGTGGCCGACGACGGCGTGTGCCCCAAGGCACGCGATTCCACTCGCGTTCTGCACAATTTGACCGTCACGAATGTTCTCATTCGATCCCGCAGTCACGCCATCAAGTTTGGCTCACACACGGACGCCAACATGACCGACATTTTGTTCGAAAACATTACGATCCTTGACAGCAACTCCGGATTGGCGATTCAACAGCGGGGTCCGGGGAATATCGACAACGTCACCTTTCGTAACATTTTTACGGAAACCCGGTACGACAATCCCAGATGGTGGGGGAACGGCGAGTGGCTCACCATGACGAGCGAGCCTCGGAACGAAGGCGACATAATCGGCAAAGTTACTAACTTGCGGTTGGAAAACGTTCGTGCTGTGAGCGAAAATGGTGGCTTACTGAGTGGCCGTGGCTCGGGTATGCAAAACGTTTCCATGACTAACATACAAGTAACGATTCGACCATGGAGCAATTACAGCAACGGC
- a CDS encoding predicted protein, which translates to MCNTRPRQTNSNLLTNTEPRTNCDTNKMKASVSKSDRCRLTRQREHSRSNVAEEPSKRTFVQHIYHDHMNDPEQVDADSPVIHGLDNAGPRGPRGGVTVAFPEKLHEMLATTDADDFSDVISWQPHGRCFLIHRKRDFVEDIMPRFFHQTKLTSFQRQLNLYGFIRLTAGRDRGGPLSLSFLLAAPSYYHELFLQGRPDLAKQIVRTRIKGNGMKAASSPSTEPNFYVMDFCDGTTTSVPNTVKVCTVNSEGVDESEVKYGMQDISEPIKAETFVRFPDWVTEISTGLPEPLPKLISPPSSPHQASKPYNTVSSNSFGMSSVDSVSNFLSHPFRSTRTSEEFPTLTSFDDNFASIEESWVVADEPHTGDEVFFEGNKFRYLDHIDFEEVFGNFMRDENSVACV; encoded by the exons aTGTGCAACACCCGTCCCCGGCAGACTAACTCAAATCTTTTGACGAACACTGAGCCAAGAACGAATTGTGATACCAACAAAATGAAGGCATCCGTGTCGAAATCTGACCGTTGCCGCTTGACTAGGCAACGCGAACACTCGCGTTCCAATGTCGCGGAAGAACCTTCCAAGCGAACCTTTGTTCAGCATATTTACCATGACCATATGAACGACCCTGAGCAGGTGGATGCAGATTCTCCGGTTATTCATGGTCTGGACAATGCAGGCCCCCGAGGTCCGCGCGGTGGCGTTACAGTAGCCTTCCCTGAAAAGCTCCATGAAATGCTTGCAACCACTGACGCGGATGACTTCAGTGATGTCATTTCGTGGCAACCTCATGGGCGCTGCTTCTTGATTCACAGGAAACGAGATTTTGTGGAGGATATTATGCCAAG GTTCTTCCATCAAACTAAATTGACTTCGTTTCAGCGCCAACTCAATTTGTATGGTTTTATCAGACTGACTGCCGGTCGCGATCGAGGAGG CCCACTAAGTTTATCATTTTTGCTTGCCGCCCCAAGTTATTACCATGAATTGTTTCTGCAGGGACGTCCTGATCTTGCAAAGCAAATTGTACGCACAAGAATCAAAGGGAACGGTATGAAGGCCGCTTCGTCGCCAAGTACGGAGCCCAACTTCTATGTTATGGATTTCTGTGATGGCACCACCACCTCCGTTCCAAACACAGTGAAAGTTTGTACTGTGAATTCCGAAGGGGTTGATGAATCTGAGGTGAAATACGGGATGCAGGACATTTCCGAACCTATCAAGGCTGAAACTTTTGTTCGCTTTCCCGATTGGGTCACAGAGATCTCCACGGGGTTACCCGAGCCGCTACCGAAGCTGATCTCACCTCCCTCTTCGCCGCACCAAGCATCAAAGCCTTATAATACCGTCAGCTCAAACTCATTCGGAATGTCCAGTGTTGATTCGGTATCTAACTTTCTGTCTCACCCATTCCGCTCAACGAGAACGAGTGAGGAATTCCCAACCTTGACGAGCTTTGATGATAACTTTGCTTCGATAGAGGAGAGCTGGGTCGTTGCTGACGAACCTCACACGGGTGACGAAGTTTTCTTCGAAGGAAACAAATTTAGATACTTGGATCATATTGATTTCGAAGAGGTTTTTGGTAATTTCATGAGAGACGAGAATTCAGTCGCCTGTGTCTGA